Proteins encoded in a region of the Candidatus Cloacimonadaceae bacterium genome:
- a CDS encoding HD domain-containing protein translates to MHKFIHEFRDPIHNFIYVTDDERKVINSKYFQRLRYIHQLAMTYLVYPGASHKRFEHSLGVMALATRVYDIITDPKLIADKEVIENCSEFLDHEKTEYWRKVVRMAALCHDLGHLPFSHAAEKEILPNGIDHEMITYQIITEQMKDLWEKMTPPVRASDIAKIAIGQKKINRGKKPDDEIQFSDWERILSEILTGDAFGVDRMDYLLRDSYHIGVAYGKFDHYRLIDSIKLCYYRPDESSDTGLYLGLEIGGINSAEAMMLARYYMFNQVYLYRLRRIYDFHLKEFMKLWLESNETASIEDIMELTDNDILSAMQKQSKEPTGKLSELAKRIINRDHFKQAYSFSKIELAPDLDAGKKIFENLKSQFSSEDIYYDHLKSKSGRTDFPVIMRNGSIEISTYQSNVIQHIPEITLDTIYANKTMADNVTKWIENNKKSILEES, encoded by the coding sequence ATGCACAAGTTTATTCATGAGTTCCGAGACCCGATTCATAATTTCATCTATGTTACCGATGATGAGAGAAAGGTAATCAATAGCAAATACTTTCAACGGTTGAGGTATATCCACCAATTGGCTATGACATATCTGGTTTATCCGGGGGCATCGCATAAACGGTTTGAGCATTCTCTGGGTGTTATGGCTTTGGCAACCAGAGTTTATGATATAATAACGGATCCCAAACTCATTGCTGATAAGGAAGTAATCGAAAATTGCAGTGAATTTTTAGACCATGAAAAGACTGAGTATTGGCGGAAAGTAGTAAGAATGGCAGCCCTTTGTCACGATTTGGGACATCTGCCCTTTTCCCATGCAGCCGAAAAAGAGATACTTCCTAATGGCATTGACCATGAGATGATTACTTATCAGATTATTACTGAACAAATGAAAGACCTTTGGGAAAAGATGACTCCTCCAGTTAGAGCATCAGATATTGCAAAAATCGCTATTGGTCAAAAAAAGATCAATCGAGGCAAAAAACCGGATGATGAAATTCAGTTTTCAGATTGGGAAAGAATACTGTCAGAAATACTTACCGGTGATGCTTTCGGTGTGGATAGAATGGATTATCTTCTCAGAGATTCTTACCATATTGGGGTAGCTTATGGCAAATTTGACCATTACCGTTTGATAGATTCCATCAAACTCTGTTATTACAGACCAGATGAATCAAGCGATACTGGCTTATACCTCGGTTTAGAAATTGGTGGCATCAATTCTGCTGAAGCAATGATGTTAGCACGCTATTATATGTTTAATCAAGTCTATCTTTATCGGCTGAGAAGAATATATGATTTTCACCTTAAGGAATTCATGAAGTTGTGGTTAGAATCAAATGAGACAGCTTCAATTGAAGATATAATGGAATTAACAGATAATGATATTTTATCTGCTATGCAAAAGCAGTCTAAAGAACCAACCGGAAAGTTGAGTGAATTGGCGAAAAGGATTATCAATAGAGATCACTTTAAGCAAGCATATTCCTTTTCAAAAATTGAATTGGCTCCTGATCTAGACGCAGGGAAGAAAATATTCGAAAATCTTAAATCCCAGTTCTCTTCGGAAGATATTTATTATGACCACCTTAAGTCAAAATCAGGAAGAACTGATTTCCCTGTTATTATGAGAAATGGTTCAATAGAAATTTCAACTTACCAATCTAATGTTATACAACACATACCGGAAATTACACTTGACACTATCTATGCAAACAAAACAATGGCAGACAATGTAACGAAATGGATAGAAAACAATAAAAAAAGCATATTAGAAGAGAGTTGA
- a CDS encoding DUF1848 domain-containing protein: MIISASRRTDIPAFYSEWFYNRIREEYLLTRNPFNSNQVTKVNLNPFDVECIVFWTKNPSPMMEKLDQIKEYKYYFHYTITPYSSKYEPGTPALEERIETFIRLSEMIGKDKVIWRYDPILLSDDIDIEFHARMFNKLAQQLSTHTFRCIISFIDMYKNTQRNTRDLHLWEMDDDTDRVIARELVNIANHYNLELHTCAERIDLSEMGISHGKCIDNDIISRLLKKTINIPKDRNQREECGCIKSLDIGAYNTCTHNCKYCYATNNQPSMDDCSKKHDPKSPFLIGDSSKNDIVSEKNKSGQTYIKL; the protein is encoded by the coding sequence ATGATAATTAGTGCAAGCCGTAGAACAGATATTCCAGCCTTTTACAGTGAATGGTTTTATAACAGAATACGAGAAGAATACCTACTTACAAGAAATCCGTTTAACTCTAATCAAGTAACTAAGGTGAATCTTAATCCCTTTGATGTTGAGTGTATTGTGTTCTGGACTAAGAATCCCTCACCAATGATGGAAAAACTTGACCAAATCAAGGAGTACAAGTACTATTTCCACTATACTATTACTCCATATTCCAGTAAATACGAGCCTGGGACACCTGCATTAGAAGAAAGGATAGAGACTTTTATCAGATTATCTGAAATGATAGGAAAAGACAAAGTTATCTGGAGATATGACCCGATTTTGCTTTCTGATGATATTGATATAGAATTTCATGCAAGGATGTTTAACAAACTAGCACAGCAATTAAGTACCCATACATTCAGATGCATAATCAGCTTTATCGATATGTATAAAAACACGCAAAGAAATACCAGAGATTTGCATTTATGGGAAATGGACGATGACACAGATAGAGTCATAGCGAGAGAACTAGTAAATATAGCAAATCATTATAACCTGGAATTACACACCTGTGCAGAAAGAATAGATTTATCCGAAATGGGTATCTCCCATGGCAAGTGCATCGATAATGACATCATCTCCCGTCTTCTCAAGAAAACCATCAACATACCCAAAGACCGTAATCAAAGAGAAGAATGCGGATGCATAAAAAGCTTGGATATTGGTGCATATAACACATGTACGCATAATTGTAAATACTGTTATGCTACGAATAACCAACCCAGTATGGATGATTGTAGCAAAAAACATGACCCAAAGTCACCTTTTCTGATAGGTGACAGTTCAAAAAATGACATTGTCTCTGAGAAGAATAAATCAGGGCAGACTTATATAAAACTTTAG
- a CDS encoding DEAD/DEAH box helicase family protein, whose product MNENEWLTRKTKIDIQLKSLNPPWVIIPYNKVKDNTVLSNHAVEEYPTENGPADYALFVDGVLLGILEAKRVSTDPQNVLEQAKRYASALPDTVGAWNSYKAPFLYSSNGEKIWFADIRDTEYYQREISAYHSPVALQELFSKHLAVFKHWTQDNPNGNTFLRPYQKEAISAVENGIIDRKRKMMLAMATGTGKTFTTVSMIYRMIKSGYAKRILFLVDRRALAAQAATAFSAFLTPSGNKFNQEYEVYSQRFQKEDFDEDEKFDIQVLPNAYLTAPNESHTFVYICTIQRMAINLFGRENSFVQDASEPDIEEDAETLKIPNHVFDVIIADECHRGYTAKDTSVWRNTINHFDAVKIGLTATPAAHTVAYFGRPVFKYSIEQAVLDGFLVDYEAVKIKSDVRINGIFLKEGEKVGLKNTDTGKEMIDELEDEREFATQDIEKKITSPDSNRKIMEVIAKYALEHEEKTGQFPKTLIFAVNDISHISHADQLVSICRDVFGRGDKFVQKITGSPSVDRPLEKIRYFRNRPEPAIVVTVDMLSTGVDIPALEYIVFLRPVKSRILWTQMLGRGTRKCSDINKEFFTIFDCFDGSLIEYFKDATDFEIVFGEQGETISIEEIIENIWNNIEPAYNTNRLIKRLRRIADTMSGKAREDFSAFIPNGDMTSFADKLKENLKTKFMDTMDILRNKDFQDLLHNYDRAKAPFYVAYGTQDTVESEYIFRVGDDQLRPQDYLTAFAEFIQANKTKIEALSILLNNPGQWNRQVLNDIRQELRKHYFDEGKVQKAHELSGHKALADIISMIKNADDYSNPLYTAEERVNKVIAEVRSHHTFNDEQIKWLEYIKQHLIVNLAIDQETFDLMPILENNGGLARARKVFGTELDSLITEINYKLTA is encoded by the coding sequence ATGAATGAAAACGAATGGTTAACACGTAAAACAAAGATTGATATACAGTTAAAATCTCTAAATCCACCTTGGGTTATCATTCCTTACAATAAAGTAAAAGACAATACTGTTCTGTCTAACCACGCTGTGGAGGAATACCCAACCGAAAACGGACCTGCGGATTATGCTCTGTTCGTGGATGGTGTTTTACTTGGAATTTTGGAAGCAAAAAGAGTATCAACCGACCCTCAAAATGTGCTGGAACAGGCAAAACGCTATGCTTCAGCTTTGCCTGATACAGTTGGTGCGTGGAATAGTTATAAAGCTCCCTTCTTGTATTCATCCAATGGAGAGAAAATCTGGTTTGCCGACATCCGGGATACCGAATATTATCAAAGAGAAATATCTGCTTATCATTCGCCTGTTGCTTTGCAGGAATTGTTTAGTAAGCATCTTGCTGTTTTTAAGCATTGGACTCAAGACAATCCTAACGGTAACACTTTTCTGCGTCCATATCAAAAAGAAGCAATTTCAGCAGTCGAGAATGGCATCATTGATAGAAAACGCAAGATGATGCTGGCTATGGCAACCGGGACAGGAAAGACTTTTACCACAGTTTCCATGATTTACCGCATGATAAAATCAGGCTATGCCAAGCGCATATTGTTCCTGGTGGATAGACGTGCTCTGGCAGCACAGGCTGCAACTGCTTTTTCGGCTTTCTTGACACCAAGCGGTAATAAATTCAATCAGGAATATGAAGTTTATAGCCAACGCTTTCAAAAAGAAGACTTTGATGAAGACGAAAAGTTTGATATACAGGTATTGCCCAATGCCTATCTGACGGCTCCCAATGAATCACATACATTCGTTTATATCTGCACTATCCAGCGCATGGCAATAAATCTGTTTGGCAGGGAAAACTCCTTTGTCCAGGATGCAAGTGAGCCCGACATTGAAGAAGATGCCGAAACCCTGAAAATACCCAATCATGTCTTTGACGTTATTATTGCAGATGAATGCCACAGAGGTTACACTGCCAAAGACACCAGCGTCTGGCGCAACACCATCAACCATTTTGATGCTGTCAAAATTGGACTTACTGCCACTCCTGCCGCTCATACTGTAGCCTATTTCGGTCGTCCTGTTTTCAAGTATTCCATTGAGCAAGCTGTTCTGGATGGCTTTTTGGTGGATTATGAAGCAGTGAAGATAAAGTCTGATGTCCGCATCAACGGCATCTTTCTCAAAGAAGGCGAGAAGGTAGGTCTTAAAAACACAGACACCGGAAAAGAAATGATTGATGAACTGGAAGACGAAAGAGAATTTGCCACACAGGATATTGAAAAAAAAATCACTTCTCCCGATAGTAACCGTAAAATCATGGAGGTGATTGCCAAATATGCTTTGGAGCATGAGGAAAAGACAGGTCAGTTTCCTAAAACACTGATCTTTGCAGTTAATGATATATCTCATATATCCCATGCAGACCAGTTGGTTTCAATTTGCCGGGATGTCTTTGGCAGAGGTGATAAATTTGTCCAAAAGATTACCGGCAGTCCCTCTGTTGACCGTCCTCTGGAAAAAATCAGATACTTCCGAAACAGACCCGAACCTGCCATAGTGGTTACGGTTGATATGCTGTCCACCGGGGTGGATATTCCTGCTCTGGAATACATCGTTTTTCTGCGTCCGGTTAAATCCCGTATCCTCTGGACTCAAATGCTGGGACGCGGCACCCGTAAATGCAGCGATATTAATAAAGAGTTTTTTACTATCTTTGATTGTTTTGACGGCTCTCTAATAGAGTATTTCAAAGATGCGACGGATTTCGAGATTGTGTTTGGCGAACAGGGTGAGACCATCTCTATTGAGGAAATAATTGAGAATATCTGGAATAATATCGAGCCTGCTTATAATACAAATCGCCTGATCAAGAGACTGCGTAGGATAGCAGATACTATGAGCGGAAAAGCCAGAGAGGACTTCTCTGCTTTTATCCCAAATGGTGATATGACCAGCTTTGCAGATAAGCTGAAAGAAAACCTTAAGACCAAGTTTATGGATACGATGGATATCCTGAGAAATAAAGATTTCCAAGACCTCCTACACAATTATGATCGTGCTAAAGCTCCTTTTTATGTAGCCTATGGCACTCAGGACACAGTGGAATCGGAATATATCTTCAGAGTTGGCGATGATCAACTGCGTCCTCAAGACTATTTAACCGCTTTTGCTGAGTTTATCCAAGCCAATAAAACCAAAATCGAAGCCTTATCTATCCTGCTTAATAATCCCGGGCAATGGAACAGGCAGGTTTTGAATGATATCCGGCAGGAACTGAGAAAGCACTATTTTGATGAGGGAAAAGTACAGAAAGCGCATGAGCTTTCCGGACACAAAGCCCTCGCAGATATTATCTCCATGATCAAGAATGCTGATGATTACTCCAATCCTCTTTATACTGCTGAGGAAAGAGTAAATAAAGTCATTGCTGAGGTGCGCTCTCATCACACCTTTAATGACGAGCAGATTAAGTGGTTGGAATATATCAAACAGCATCTGATTGTCAATCTTGCCATTGATCAGGAAACCTTTGATTTGATGCCCATCCTGGAAAACAACGGTGGTCTTGCCAGAGCCAGGAAGGTGTTTGGCACTGAACTTGATAGCCTGATAACCGAAATTAACTATAAGCTTACGGCTTAG
- a CDS encoding restriction endonuclease subunit S, which produces MGNDHWVLTSLRDATKSKKGKKPSTTCCIDTNGAVPYILIDQMEGNAPDIYTNDKRISLCDKDDVLIVWDGSIGKTAIGLIGAIGSTIVALTPIKVISSFLFYFLNYKKTDILQNSRGSGLQHINQSFFWNVQIPVPFLSEQQQIVEKLDAILPKIRKVKERLEKIPVILKKFRQRILSAACTGKLTEDWREEYNITDAWAKVLSQELFQFVTSGSRGWAKYYSTNGALFIRIGNLDHCTISLDLEKKQFVNPPEGAEGLRTKVIANDILVSITADVGMIGLIPEGFEEAYINQHIALSRPNNRVYPRYLAWYLASSFAQSQLQDLQRGATKVGLGLNDIKSIMVPVPSLQEQHEIARRVDKLFALTDSLEAKYKKAMEHIEKIEQSVLAKAFRGDLVLP; this is translated from the coding sequence ATGGGAAATGATCATTGGGTGTTGACTTCTTTAAGGGATGCCACTAAATCGAAAAAAGGAAAGAAGCCATCAACTACATGTTGCATAGATACCAATGGTGCTGTTCCATATATACTTATTGATCAAATGGAAGGTAACGCACCTGATATTTATACGAATGATAAAAGAATATCTTTATGTGATAAAGATGATGTACTAATTGTTTGGGATGGTAGTATTGGGAAAACTGCTATTGGACTAATCGGTGCTATAGGATCAACAATAGTTGCGTTAACACCAATTAAAGTAATTAGTTCATTTTTATTTTATTTTCTAAATTACAAGAAAACTGATATACTGCAAAATTCTAGAGGTTCTGGACTTCAGCACATAAATCAAAGTTTTTTTTGGAATGTACAAATTCCAGTACCTTTTTTAAGTGAACAACAGCAGATTGTGGAAAAGCTTGATGCCATACTACCCAAAATCAGGAAAGTAAAAGAACGACTGGAAAAGATACCGGTTATTCTTAAGAAATTCCGCCAGAGAATTCTCAGCGCAGCCTGCACAGGCAAACTGACAGAGGATTGGAGAGAAGAGTATAATATAACAGATGCTTGGGCGAAAGTATTGTCACAAGAACTATTCCAATTTGTAACAAGTGGATCAAGGGGTTGGGCAAAGTATTACTCCACAAATGGTGCTTTGTTTATCAGAATTGGCAATTTAGACCATTGCACGATAAGCCTTGATCTGGAGAAGAAACAGTTTGTTAATCCTCCAGAGGGAGCAGAAGGGTTAAGAACAAAAGTGATAGCTAATGATATCTTGGTTTCAATCACAGCAGATGTTGGGATGATTGGTTTGATACCAGAGGGTTTTGAAGAAGCTTATATAAATCAACATATTGCTTTATCACGCCCTAATAATAGAGTTTATCCGAGATATTTAGCATGGTATCTAGCTTCATCATTTGCCCAATCACAATTACAAGACCTACAAAGAGGTGCAACAAAAGTAGGTCTTGGGCTTAATGATATAAAGAGCATAATGGTTCCAGTTCCATCATTACAAGAGCAGCATGAAATTGCCAGAAGAGTTGACAAACTGTTTGCTCTTACCGACTCTCTAGAAGCCAAATACAAAAAAGCGATGGAACACATAGAGAAGATAGAGCAGTCAGTACTTGCCAAAGCCTTTCGGGGAGATCTGGTATTACCATGA
- a CDS encoding N-6 DNA methylase: MSDIVSKLWGMCHTMRHDGIDYGDYIEQLTYLLFMKMADEKGVVLPKDCDWDTLKSKNGIELTDHYMELLRKLRNEPGLLGDIFAQSMPKFNNPVALKKIIAMIDVEEWSAMGVDVKAEAFEGLLEKAASEGKKGAGQYFTPRVLIHTMVKLMQPDPLKQPGMKICDPACGTGGFLVASYEWLLNKYNKTFPDAKVKAIKEETYYGQDLVARPRRLALMNLFLHNLKPVIYLGDTIYEPDRGERYDVVLTNPPFGTKGAGDAPVRDDFTISTSNKQLNFVQHVLTILKKGGRAAIVLPDNCMFEDKAGDVFEIVMQDCNVHTILRLPRGTFIPYANAQANVIFLQKGRPTEQVWIYDCRSNIPSCTKKDRPLTADMFKEFEACYGSDPNGNSKRIDQGLEGRFRAFSRADVKARNYNLDIKWLKDDSLDDPDNLPEPADLISEAVTELEAVLDELNEIAELIGQ, translated from the coding sequence ATGTCTGATATTGTAAGTAAACTTTGGGGCATGTGCCATACTATGCGTCATGACGGCATTGACTATGGCGATTATATAGAACAGCTTACCTATCTGCTCTTCATGAAGATGGCAGATGAAAAGGGAGTTGTACTGCCCAAAGATTGTGACTGGGATACTCTGAAAAGCAAAAACGGGATTGAACTGACTGACCACTATATGGAACTTCTGCGCAAGCTGCGTAATGAGCCAGGGCTTTTGGGTGATATCTTTGCTCAGTCCATGCCAAAGTTTAACAACCCTGTAGCCCTCAAGAAGATTATTGCCATGATCGATGTGGAAGAATGGTCTGCCATGGGTGTGGATGTGAAAGCGGAAGCTTTTGAAGGGCTTTTGGAAAAAGCAGCCAGCGAAGGTAAGAAAGGCGCAGGACAATACTTCACCCCCCGCGTACTCATTCATACAATGGTTAAACTCATGCAACCCGACCCCTTGAAGCAACCCGGGATGAAAATCTGTGACCCTGCCTGTGGTACAGGCGGTTTCCTGGTGGCAAGCTATGAATGGCTCTTGAATAAATACAATAAGACTTTCCCCGATGCAAAAGTCAAAGCTATTAAAGAAGAAACCTATTACGGACAGGATTTGGTTGCCCGCCCCCGCCGTCTGGCTTTGATGAATCTCTTTTTGCATAACCTTAAACCTGTTATCTATCTGGGGGATACCATCTATGAACCGGACAGAGGCGAACGCTATGACGTTGTGCTCACCAATCCGCCTTTTGGGACAAAAGGAGCAGGGGATGCACCCGTAAGAGACGACTTTACCATTTCTACATCCAATAAACAGCTTAATTTTGTACAACATGTTCTTACTATTCTCAAAAAAGGTGGTAGGGCAGCAATAGTCCTACCTGACAACTGTATGTTTGAGGATAAAGCCGGAGATGTGTTTGAGATTGTGATGCAAGACTGCAACGTGCATACGATTCTCAGACTGCCAAGAGGAACCTTCATCCCCTATGCCAATGCACAGGCAAATGTAATCTTCCTGCAGAAAGGCAGACCGACAGAACAGGTCTGGATTTATGACTGCCGTTCCAATATCCCATCTTGCACCAAAAAAGACAGACCCCTTACAGCGGATATGTTCAAAGAGTTTGAAGCCTGTTATGGTTCTGATCCCAATGGTAACAGTAAACGCATAGACCAAGGACTGGAAGGTCGTTTCCGCGCTTTCTCAAGAGCTGATGTCAAAGCCAGAAACTATAACCTTGATATCAAATGGCTCAAAGATGATTCTTTGGATGACCCTGACAATCTGCCTGAACCTGCTGACCTGATAAGTGAAGCAGTCACCGAATTGGAAGCCGTTTTAGATGAACTGAATGAAATCGCGGAATTGATAGGCCAATAA